In Polyodon spathula isolate WHYD16114869_AA unplaced genomic scaffold, ASM1765450v1 scaffolds_1550, whole genome shotgun sequence, the following proteins share a genomic window:
- the LOC121309865 gene encoding uncharacterized protein LOC121309865 — MNLKHKRIESQWGVVTMYKKSMALMIPKAPPLPPRIKPSGAPVVFEAVDTPFLSKEVRDNLEFHVKRKKLQHQWGLPMMVQESLNAFIPPAPKLIASELHPKPEYQVIVELSDLAFISEAHRKTVHDNIKMKIMHKRFSLAKLVTKTFENLSPPAAIAHDLKEIKEKDGFTKANPTEKAKEEKKIIEGSSKLAVDIDAPQETEKSEKSDGELDSAAGEVKNSLEQHHFKEHYLPPIVEKSVQLCRPPPAPPLPPVLLQKTDRDIQPQCSSSGLKAHVGDVNKSTSTTDIETRVHCGKEIINFHKAPESPHFQKHCCCCSCRDYPYDRVSVFDKTGPAVQERSSSKEVNEPSIDLHPLLGSLKELGLLQHCVLTSRTNYPQAEMERERSTARAVRTEQSEEIQKIKKKIEVGRMPEWKGSQDDQLDEWRKKASGKSPRRCELRDAEKKHRDSDQRTGFSSVPGYKAEDPEEKQSRKSRPKEVTYSINPLVIPPKGLQRRSAEIYTRVHEMSAWSRRVPRHKTLSTPERASPSRASRHRTGMPKEKTSAKTESRTAKNQTVESLAASSIAEIKGYYYCDSEDRNPVTYESRVIGSYSLGRSREGKPRASKEGRSRQTPSRTREHERSSSKSRRQRIGHLDDVSVPGARHVNLTGDDCVPSRRKCYKKRKGSRSKERRPSSSSEEEGRPARRHRKRSKSRREERGKDGSHEPLSFSPQKLPSLRFISYSERKKRLRWTSSRGSGSGFDPFGCPAKKE; from the exons ATGAACTTGAAACACAAGCGAATTGAAAGCCAGTGGGGAGTGGTGACAATGTATAAAAAGTCCATGGCTTTGATGATCCCTAAAGCTCCACCTCTGCCACCTCGAATCAAACCCTCTGGGGCTCCAGTGGTTTTCGAGGCTGTCGACACTCCATTCCTTTCCAAAGAGGTCAGAGACAATCTGGAGTTTCATGTAAAGAGGAAAAAGCTGCAGCATCAGTGGGGTCTGCCGATGATGGTACAGGAGTCGTTGAACGCATTCATCCCACCAGCACCAAAACTCATTGCAAGTGAATTGCATCCCAAGCCAGAATACCAGGTAATTGTCGAATTGAGTGACCTTGCTTTTATTAGCGAAGCACATAGGAAGACTGTGCATGATAACATCAAGATGAAGATAATGCATAAAAGATTTAGCCTTGCAAAGCTTGTGACGAAGACCTTTGAGAATTTATCACCACCTGCAGCAATAGCACATGActtgaaagaaataaaagaaaaagatggTTTCACTAAGGCCAATCCTACAGAGAAAGCAAAAGAGGAAAAGAAAATTATTGAAGGAAGCTCAAAACTGGCAGTGGACATTGACGCCCCACAAGAGACTGAAAAGTCAGAGAAGTCGGATGGTGAGCTGGACTCTGCTGCAGGTGAAGTAAAAAATTCTCTGGAGCAACACCATTTTAAAGAGCATTATCTGCCACCAATCGTGGAAAAATCCGTGCAGCTGTGCAGACCTCCTCCTgcccctcctctccctccagtGCTGCTTCAGAAAACAGACCGTGATATTCAGCCCCAGTGCTCGAGCTCAGGTCTCAAAGCGCACGTAGGGGATGTTAACAAAAGCACATCTACCACAGATATTGAGACCAGGGTTCACTGTGGAAAAGAGATCATTAACTTCCACAAGGCTCCAGAGAGTCCACATTTCCAGAAGCACTGCTGCTGTTGCTCCTGTCGTGATTATCCGTACGACAGGGTCTCCGTGTTTGACAAAACGGGTCCAGCTGTTCAGGAGCGGTCAAGTTCCAAAGAAGTCAACGAACCGTCTATAGACTTGCACCCGTTGCTGGGTTCATTAAAGGAACTTGGACttttacagcactgtgttttAACCTCCCGTACAAATTATCCGCAGGCAGAGATGGAAAGGGAAAGGTCGACGGCCCGGGCCGTACGCACAGAGCAGAGTGAAGAGATACAAAAGATAAAGAAGAAAATCGAGGTTGGTAGGATGCCAGAATGGAAGGGATCTCAAGACGATCAGCTGGATGAGTGGAGGAAAAAAGCATCTGGAAAATCCCCAAGAAGATGCGAGTTAAGAGATGCAGAAAAAAAGCATCGTGACTCTGAtcaaaggacggggttctcctcagTGCCCGGGTACAAGGCAGAAGACCCGGAAGAAAAGCAGAGTAGGAAGAGTCGTCCAAAAGAGGTCACTTATTCCATCAATCCTCTTGTGATTCCCCCGAAAGGACTCCAAAGGCGTTCTGCTGAAATATACACTCGTGTTCACGAAATGTCTGCTTGGTCGAGGAGGGTGCCTCGGCATAAAACTCTGTCAACTCCAGAGCGAGCTTCACCTTCACGAGCGAGCCGACACAGGACAGGCATGCCGAAGGAAAAGACGAGTGCCAAAACCGAATCGAGAACTGCCAAAAATCAAACAGTGGAATCTCTGGCAGCTTCCTCCATAGCAGAAATCAAGGGCTACTACTACTGTGATTCTGAAGACAGAAATCCGGTGACTTACGAGTCGCGTGTGATTGGCTCCTATTCCTTAGGCCGTTCTAGGGAAGGAAAGCCGAGAGCCAGCAAGGAGGGAAGGTCTAGACAGACACCCTCAAGAACCCGCGAGCATGAGCGATCTTCTTCCAAGAGCAGACGGCAACGGATTGGTCATTTAGATGATGTCAGTGTACCGGGGGCCAGGCACGTCAACCTCACTGGGGATGACTGCGTACCCTCCCGaaggaaatgctacaaaaaaaggAAGGGATCCAGATCTAAGGAACGAAGGCCATCCTCCAGCTCGGAAGAGGAGGGCAGGCCTGCCCGGAGACACCGGAAGAGATCTAAATCCAGGAGAGAAGAAAGGGGCAAGGACGGCTCTCACGAGCCGCTAAGCTTCTCA CCACAGAAACTACCGTCACTGAGATTCATTTCATATTCAGAGAGGAAGAAGAGACTCAGGTGGACAAGCAGCCGAGGATCGGGGAGTGGATTCGATCCCTTTGGATGTCCAGCAAAGAAAGAATAA
- the prune gene encoding exopolyphosphatase PRUNE1 — protein MDTFLRGCSAALKRSEEDGSAVHVVLGNEACDLDSIVSAITFAYFLFKTSAKTPVTLIPVLNIPRSELPLRTEGTFFLRENSIAEESLVLRDEVDLHALHRTSQLLLTLVDHNVLPGADSVLEGAVVEVIDHRPVERAPSAGCVVTSEPVGSCATLIAERIVRSAPQVLDKQVATLLYGTIVLDCVNMAPEAGKVTPKDRELVALLESRFPNLPRRATLFESLQGAKFNVAGLSTEQVLQKDMKAVGGDDVTVAISGVYMRLEVFFQRPGLQQELCEFCHKHRHAALVAMAISFRDGNEPYRQIAVYSYSTRLREQLCQALENAQNPQLNLSPIASPYPHIKAYHQGNTQASRKKVLPVVKEFLRERERAVPAGTGWEEPEDQFGSSRRTPPLEEEARHHGYSASRRRRQAAEDSGTEEDCQLPPTPMNSLVEGCPLDSGLPRLTADAVLEKFSRMAKEENWEERDMPGGQ, from the exons ATGGATACGTTTCTGCGGGGCTGTAGCGCCGCGCTCAAG CGCAGTGAAGAGGATGGGTCTGCAGTTCACGTTGTCCTTGGCAACGAAGCCTGTGATCTCGACTCCATTGTCTCTGCTATAACCTTTGCTTACTTTCTATTCAAG ACTTCTGCAAAGACTCCCGTGACGCTGATCCCGGTGCTGAATATCCCGCGCTCGGAGCTCCCCCTGCGGACCGAAGGCACGTTCTTCCTGCGGGAGAACAGCATCGCGGAGGAGAGCTTGGTGCTGCGTGACGAGGTGGATCTGCATGCCCTGCACAGGACCAGCCAGCTCCTTCTCACGCTGGTGGATCACAACGTCCTGCCAGG ggctGACTCTGTCCTGGAGGGGGCGGTAGTGGAGGTGATCGATCACCGTCCCGTGGAGAGAGCGCCCTCTGCTGGCTGCGTGGTCACCTCCGAGCCCGTGGGCTCCTGTGCCACCCTGATCGCGGAGAGAATCGTCCGGAGCGCGCCACAGGTCCTGGATAAGCAAGTGGCGACTCTGCTATACG GTACAATTGTGCTGGACTGTGTGAACATGGCCCCTGAAGCAGGGAAGGTGACCCCCAAGGACAGGGAGCTGGTAGCCCTGCTGGAATCCAGATTCCCAAACCTGCCCCGGAGAGCCACGCTGTTTGAGTCCCTGCAGGGAGCAAAGTTCAACGTGGCAG GGCTGAGCACAGAGCAGGTGCTGCAGAAGGACATGAAGGCTGTGGGAGGAGATGATGTCACAGTGGCCATCAGCGGGGTCTACATGAGACTGGAG gtgTTTTTCCAGAGGCCCGGTCTGCAGCAGGAGCTGTGCGAGTTCTGCCACAAGCATCGCCACGCAGCGCTGGTCGCCATGGCGATCTCCTTCCGCGACGGCAACGAGCCCTACCGACAGATTGCAGTGTACAGCTACAGCACCCGACTGAGGGAGCAG CTGTGTCAAGCTCTTGAAAACGCCCAGAATCCTCAGTTGAACCTCTCCCCAATCGCCAGCCCCTACCCCCACATCAAAGCCTATCACCAGGGCAACACCCAGGCCTCCCGGAAGAAGGTCCTGCCCGTCGTCAAGGAGTTCCTGAGAGAGCGGGAGAGAGCGGTGCCTGCTGGGACAGGCTGGGAGGAGCCGGAGGACCAGTTCGGTTCCTCCCGCCGCACCCCGCCTCTCGAAGAGGAGGCTCGCCACCACGGATACTCGGCTTCCAGGCGCAGACGCCAGGCAGCAGAGGATTCTGGGACGGAGGAGGACTGCCAGCTGCCGCCCACCCCAATGAACAGCCTGGTGGAAGGATGCCCGCTGGACAGCGGCCTTCCCAGACTGACCGCCGACGCCGTCTTGGAGAAATTCAGCCGCATGGCGAAAGAGGAGAACTGGGAGGAGCGGGATATGCCTGGCGGACAGTAG